The segment AGGTGGCCATCGTCGCTGCAGTAGCTCAGGTGCTCGCTGTACAGACTCACCTGATAGCGGTCGAGAAACTGCCGGGTGCGGACCAGCAGGGTCTGGTCCAGTGGTGCGGTGCCGCCCAGAGACAGCGACAGGCCATGGCAACTGAGGGCGAAGCGCTCGGCCAGTTGCCCGAGCGCCTGGCCGTAGGCACCCCCAACGCCGATCCAGTTTTCCGGGGCGCATTCGAGAAAGTCCAGGGTACCCGGCTCCAGGGCCAGCAGTTCGGGCAGCAGGCCGCGGCGCAGGCCGAGCCCTGTGTTAAGGGGGGATGGGGTCATGGGGAATGCTCCGTCAGGGCACAGGCCGCATCGCCGGGCAAGCTCGCACCCGCGGTGACGGGGTTGCGAGCGTGCCCGGCGACCGGGCTCAGTTGCTCAGGTGGCTGAACAGCCCGGCAGGCATTGGTTTGCCATTGGCCTTGTAGACCGCCGCCAGGTGGTCATGGGCCTCCTGCTCGGAAATGTAGCCGTCGTGGTTGCTGTCGATCTTGTCGAAGTCGCCAGCGCGGTCCTTGGCCACGGCGAGGAACTCCTCCCGCGAGACCTTGCCGTCGTGGTTGGTGTCGGTACGCGAGAACGAGGCATCGCCACACTTGCCCTCACCGCATTTGCCTTCGCCGCCCGCCTTGCCACTGGCGCCACATTTACCCTCACCACACTTGCCTTCGGCCTGGGTGGCCTTGCCACTGGCACCACACTTGCCTTCGCCGCACTTGCCCTCGCCTGTGGTCTTGGCGGCCGCCAACTGGTAGCCCTGGCTCAAAGGCTCGACCGCAAAAGCACTGTTGCCCAGCAGCATGCCGCCGAACAGGGTGGCGCCGAGCAGGCCGAGAGTCTTGTTGGAAGTTTTCATGGTGTCGCTCCACTTGGGTTGAAAGTGGAGCCATTGAGCCGTGGCGGTGTGTCGTGGGTGTATCGCGGCGGGCGGGGTTTTGTATGCAAGCTGGTCGTTGCGACAGGCAGATACAGTGGGATACACGAAGCGGCCTTTGCCCGAGGCAAAGGCCGCAGCAGACGGGCTCAGTCATCCAGCGGCTTGGGCGGTGCCGCAGGTTTGGCCGGTTTGGCCGGCTTGCTGTCCTTGGCCTTGGGTTCGGCAGGCGCCGCAGCCACCGGCTCAGGCGCGCTGACCGCCTGCTCGCTTGCCGGCAGTTCATCCACCGCCTTGAAGATCACCTGCGGGTCGAGCTTGCTACCGCTGTCATCGTCCTTGAGCACGTGGCGTTCGCCATCCTTGCCCACCAGGATCACCTTGGTGCCCTTGCTGGCGCCCAGCTTGAGCTCGCGGATCAGGGCCATGGTGGTCTGCTGCTCGAGGTTCTTGTCTTCGCGCTTGCCCATCATCTGCGCCACGCTGTACAGCACCAGCCCACGCTGCTTGAAACCGGCCTGGGTGGCCGGGTCCTTGAGGGCGTCTTCCAGGCCGCGCAGGGTCGGGTCGGCACTGCTAGGCGCGATCACCACCAGCGGCCGTGCCTTGCCCAGCTCCTTGGCCAGGGGCGCATCGCTGTCGGCGGCAAGCAAGGGGCCGGCGAAGGCGAACAGGGTGGCGAGGGTCAGTGACCTGACGAGCATGGGCATCTCCTTGTCGATTCTCAAGACTACGGACTTGTGCGAAAAGTCCGGCACGCGAGCCTAAACCAATGGGCCAGGCCGATACTGCGCGCAAAGGTAACTTGCGGTGTCCAGACCAAGGCTGGGCGTGGCTAGCTTGAGCATAGCCCAAGCCTTTGATGGCAATGGCCGGCGGCACATTGCCATCTTCGGCCGTTGTCACATCCAGTAAGGATTTGCGCGGTCGGGTGGTGAGATCATCGCAATGCCGGGCGGTTCCTGGGGTGGGGGGATTTTTCCCTTCGGAAGGCTTTGAAGAGGGGCGCGTCGGGGGAGTCAGGTGCTCGCCTTTACCCTTGTAGGCGCTGCAAGGGTTGTGGCGAGCACCTGGCGGCCCTGACGCAAACACCTTGATAGCGCTACCCCTTTGGGCTCAATCCCCCTCCCCCAAAACCCGCAAGGTCATCTCCAGCATCAAGGCACGCCGCGCTGCCTCGCGCTCATCGCGCACGGCATTCATTTGCGC is part of the Pseudomonas fakonensis genome and harbors:
- a CDS encoding HvfA family oxazolone/thioamide-modified RiPP metallophore, with translation MKTSNKTLGLLGATLFGGMLLGNSAFAVEPLSQGYQLAAAKTTGEGKCGEGKCGASGKATQAEGKCGEGKCGASGKAGGEGKCGEGKCGDASFSRTDTNHDGKVSREEFLAVAKDRAGDFDKIDSNHDGYISEQEAHDHLAAVYKANGKPMPAGLFSHLSN
- a CDS encoding DUF4174 domain-containing protein; translation: MLVRSLTLATLFAFAGPLLAADSDAPLAKELGKARPLVVIAPSSADPTLRGLEDALKDPATQAGFKQRGLVLYSVAQMMGKREDKNLEQQTTMALIRELKLGASKGTKVILVGKDGERHVLKDDDSGSKLDPQVIFKAVDELPASEQAVSAPEPVAAAPAEPKAKDSKPAKPAKPAAPPKPLDD